Proteins encoded in a region of the Streptomyces violaceoruber genome:
- a CDS encoding SpoIIE family protein phosphatase: MTTGLIPGEQPPDPGPTGGLPQQRHEPVGHEAVHGERGSRSSVITARAAASFEPVGRSVASARSFVRDTLQGWGHADIVDDAVVLTSELVTNAVVHAGTTADVVCLRSDDGVRIEVADHYPEREVPLQGSPANMGSLDREGGRGLQLCAALADRWGVEYTPTLKNVWFHLHLPERPVGTRAAGPSLPAALLPLADGRVRVAVVQIDRTGAVASWNEDAEDLFGYSADQVTGKPLTDLAAWPHTPGTSTGIAEALQLSRWEGSYGMRGANGRVTPVYASHLRVRDADGEPSTVCLLVRDHERAVLQTPLRGPAADSPSSEGQSTDPFEVFIGSPAPDDLDGLLQRTVERARDMLDADAAFLLLATDDETELEVRASTGLPSARQRFARVPVEAGPGRYGSARMPAVHDDLEAVPGAVPLLNSTGMRSVVTVPLKVEGRLTGSLGVAAEAAGRYSNEEALRLQFAADRIALAVESARLGELERLRRGSLSFLVEASDLLAGTLDRDQTLALMAQMTVPTLATWCAVYTIADQASDPYLSYVLHEDEELIDGIKSLLSKIAPPDPVPTPGARVWTAPAEMAHKAALRTSMRDLGLSGGPTPQLSTGIGPTLATASAVGGETVVLPLVARNRVIGMLTLGKPTDDHFRQEILELAEDLSRRAALALDNARLYSERTAISQSLQRSLLPPELPVIDGVEVEVIYRAAGEGNEVGGDFYDLFPISDDAYGFAIGDVCGTGPNAAAVTGLARHALRLLAREGLSGPAVLERLNSAILDEGARSRFLTLLYGEMRPQQDGSAELKVVCAGHPLPLRLRQDGTVEPAAEPQPLLGVIEDLELYEQTVTLDPGDVLLCVTDGVTERREGARMLGDDGLADVLTTCTGLTAGAVAARIMRAVERFASDAPSDDMAILAMRVPEPHTD; encoded by the coding sequence ATGACCACCGGACTGATCCCGGGGGAGCAGCCCCCGGATCCCGGGCCGACGGGTGGGCTGCCGCAGCAGCGGCACGAGCCGGTCGGCCATGAGGCCGTGCACGGGGAGAGAGGGTCGAGGAGTTCTGTGATCACCGCGCGCGCGGCCGCCAGCTTCGAGCCCGTCGGACGATCCGTGGCGAGCGCCCGGTCCTTCGTCCGCGACACGCTCCAGGGCTGGGGCCATGCGGACATCGTCGACGACGCCGTGGTGCTCACCAGCGAACTGGTGACCAATGCCGTGGTCCACGCCGGCACGACCGCCGACGTCGTGTGCCTGCGCAGCGACGACGGCGTACGGATCGAGGTCGCCGACCACTACCCGGAGCGCGAGGTCCCCCTCCAGGGCTCCCCCGCCAACATGGGCAGCCTCGACCGCGAGGGCGGCCGCGGCCTCCAGCTGTGCGCGGCCCTGGCCGACCGCTGGGGCGTGGAGTACACGCCCACACTGAAGAACGTCTGGTTCCACCTCCATCTGCCCGAGCGTCCGGTCGGCACCCGCGCCGCCGGTCCCTCCCTCCCGGCCGCCCTGCTGCCGCTCGCCGACGGCCGGGTCCGCGTCGCCGTCGTCCAGATCGACCGCACCGGCGCCGTCGCGTCGTGGAACGAGGACGCCGAGGACCTCTTCGGCTACTCCGCCGACCAGGTCACCGGCAAACCGCTCACCGACCTCGCCGCCTGGCCGCACACCCCCGGCACGAGCACCGGCATCGCCGAGGCGCTCCAGCTCTCCCGCTGGGAGGGCAGCTACGGCATGCGCGGCGCCAACGGCCGGGTGACCCCGGTCTACGCCTCCCACCTGCGCGTCCGCGACGCCGACGGCGAGCCCTCCACGGTCTGCCTCCTCGTGCGCGACCACGAACGCGCGGTGCTGCAGACCCCGTTGCGGGGGCCGGCCGCCGACTCCCCGTCCTCCGAGGGCCAGAGCACGGACCCCTTCGAGGTGTTCATCGGCTCCCCCGCCCCGGACGATCTCGACGGCCTCCTCCAGCGCACGGTCGAGCGCGCCCGCGACATGCTCGACGCCGACGCCGCCTTCCTGCTCCTGGCGACCGACGACGAAACGGAGTTGGAGGTCCGCGCCTCCACCGGCCTGCCCTCCGCCCGCCAGCGCTTCGCCCGCGTCCCCGTCGAGGCCGGGCCGGGCCGCTACGGCTCGGCGCGCATGCCCGCCGTCCACGACGACCTGGAGGCCGTCCCCGGCGCGGTCCCGCTGCTCAACAGCACGGGCATGCGCTCGGTCGTCACCGTCCCGCTCAAGGTCGAGGGCCGCCTCACCGGCTCGCTCGGCGTCGCGGCCGAGGCCGCCGGCCGGTACTCCAACGAGGAGGCGCTGCGCCTCCAGTTCGCGGCCGACCGCATCGCGCTGGCCGTCGAGTCGGCGCGCCTCGGCGAGCTGGAGCGGCTGCGCCGCGGCTCGCTCAGCTTCCTCGTCGAGGCCTCCGACCTGCTCGCAGGCACCCTCGACCGCGACCAGACGCTGGCCCTGATGGCCCAGATGACGGTCCCGACCCTGGCCACCTGGTGCGCCGTCTACACGATCGCCGACCAGGCCTCGGACCCGTACCTCTCCTACGTCCTGCACGAGGACGAGGAGCTCATCGACGGCATCAAGTCCCTGCTGTCGAAGATCGCCCCGCCCGACCCGGTACCCACCCCGGGCGCCCGCGTCTGGACGGCCCCCGCCGAGATGGCCCACAAGGCGGCGCTGCGCACCTCCATGCGCGACCTCGGCCTCAGCGGCGGTCCGACCCCGCAGCTGAGCACCGGCATCGGTCCGACCCTCGCCACCGCCTCCGCCGTCGGCGGCGAGACCGTCGTCCTGCCCCTGGTCGCCCGCAATCGCGTCATCGGCATGCTCACCCTCGGCAAGCCCACCGACGACCACTTCCGCCAGGAGATCCTCGAACTCGCCGAGGACCTGTCCCGCCGCGCCGCCCTGGCCCTGGACAACGCCCGGCTGTACTCGGAGCGCACGGCCATCAGCCAGTCCCTCCAGCGCAGCCTGCTGCCCCCCGAGCTGCCCGTCATCGACGGCGTCGAGGTCGAGGTCATCTACCGCGCAGCCGGCGAGGGCAACGAGGTCGGCGGCGACTTCTACGATCTCTTCCCCATCAGCGACGACGCGTACGGCTTCGCCATCGGCGACGTCTGCGGTACGGGACCCAACGCGGCCGCGGTCACCGGCCTCGCCCGGCACGCCCTGCGTCTGCTGGCGCGGGAGGGTCTGAGCGGCCCGGCGGTCCTGGAGCGCCTCAACTCCGCCATCCTCGACGAGGGCGCCCGCAGCCGCTTCCTCACCCTGCTGTACGGCGAGATGCGCCCGCAGCAGGACGGCAGCGCTGAACTCAAGGTGGTCTGCGCCGGCCACCCGCTCCCCCTGCGCCTCCGCCAGGACGGCACGGTCGAGCCTGCCGCCGAACCCCAGCCCCTCCTCGGCGTCATCGAGGACCTGGAGCTGTACGAGCAGACGGTCACCCTCGATCCGGGCGACGTCCTGCTCTGCGTCACGGACGGCGTCACCGAACGCCGCGAAGGCGCCCGCATGCTGGGCGACGACGGCCTCGCCGACGTCCTCACGACCTGCACGGGCCTGACGGCCGGCGCGGTGGCCGCCCGCATCATGCGCGCGGTGGAGCGTTTCGCCTCCGACGCCCCGTCCGACGACATGGCGATCCTCGCGATGCGCGTCCCGGAGCCCCACACGGACTGA
- a CDS encoding DegT/DnrJ/EryC1/StrS family aminotransferase encodes MLRAAGVGVGDEVVVPAFGNVEVAEAVALAGALPVFADIDPDTYCLDASPVEAALTPRTAAVVVVHRFGRPADMGSLHRIGERHGLLVLERGESEAPYDEIARRRQRAAYLDGKLRGVRTPDGGDGHTYQQYVVRVPGNGRPDRDAFARAVRGRGVECRVPVKTPVHRMPGFRRCVSLPETERAVDETLALPVEAALTKRDMQRIVSACNALGGLLQPAY; translated from the coding sequence ATGCTCAGGGCCGCCGGCGTGGGTGTCGGTGACGAGGTCGTCGTACCTGCCTTCGGGAACGTGGAAGTCGCCGAGGCCGTGGCCCTGGCGGGCGCGTTGCCGGTGTTCGCCGACATAGATCCGGATACGTACTGCCTGGACGCCTCCCCCGTGGAGGCCGCGCTGACGCCCCGTACCGCGGCCGTGGTCGTCGTGCACCGGTTCGGGCGGCCGGCGGACATGGGCTCTCTGCACCGCATCGGGGAACGGCACGGGCTGCTCGTCCTGGAGCGGGGCGAGTCCGAGGCGCCGTACGACGAGATAGCGCGGCGCAGGCAGCGGGCGGCCTATCTCGACGGGAAGTTGCGGGGCGTACGGACCCCCGACGGGGGTGACGGGCACACCTATCAGCAGTACGTGGTGCGGGTGCCGGGCAACGGGCGGCCGGACCGTGACGCGTTCGCCCGCGCCGTGCGGGGAAGGGGCGTCGAGTGCCGGGTGCCGGTGAAGACGCCAGTGCACCGGATGCCTGGATTCCGGCGCTGTGTGTCGCTGCCGGAGACGGAGCGGGCCGTCGACGAGACGCTCGCGCTGCCTGTCGAGGCCGCGTTGACCAAGCGGGACATGCAGCGGATCGTGTCCGCCTGCAATGCGCTCGGTGGGCTGTTGCAGCCTGCGTACTGA
- a CDS encoding ribonuclease J, producing MSHPHPELGRPPALPKGGLRVTPLGGLGEIGRNMTVFEYGGRLLIVDCGVLFPEEEQPGIDLILPDFTSIRDRLDDIEGIVLTHGHEDHIGGVPFLLREKPDIPLIGSKLTLALIEAKLQEHRIRPYTLEVAEGHRERVGPFDCEFVAVNHSIPDALAVAIRTPAGMVVHTGDFKMDQLPLDGRLTDLHAFARLSEEGIDLLLADSTNAEVPGFVPPERDISNVLRQVFANARKRIIVASFASHVHRIQQILDAAHEYGRRVAFVGRSMVRNMGIARDLGYLKVPPGLVVDVKTLDDLPDSEVVLVCTGSQGEPMAALSRMANRDHQIRIVNGDTVILASSLIPGNENAVYRVINGLTRWGANVVHKGNAKVHVSGHASAGELLYFYNICRPKNLMPVHGEWRHLRANAELGALTGVPHDRIVIAEDGVVVDLVEGKAKITGKVQAGYVYVDGLSVGDVGEPALKDRKILGDEGIISVFVVMDSSTGKITGGPHVQARGSGIEDSAFAAVLPKVTEALERSAQDGVVEPHQMQQLIRRTLGKWVSDTYRRRPMILPVVVEV from the coding sequence TTGAGTCATCCGCATCCTGAACTGGGCCGGCCCCCGGCGCTTCCCAAGGGCGGCCTGCGGGTCACGCCCCTCGGTGGCCTCGGCGAAATCGGCCGCAACATGACGGTCTTCGAATACGGCGGCCGTCTGCTGATCGTCGACTGCGGCGTGCTCTTCCCCGAGGAGGAGCAGCCCGGCATCGACCTGATCCTGCCGGACTTCACGTCCATCCGGGACCGCCTCGACGACATCGAGGGCATCGTCCTGACCCACGGCCACGAGGACCACATCGGCGGCGTCCCCTTCCTCCTGAGGGAGAAGCCGGACATCCCGCTGATCGGCTCCAAGCTGACCCTCGCGCTCATCGAGGCCAAGCTCCAGGAGCACCGCATCCGGCCGTACACCCTCGAGGTGGCGGAGGGACACCGTGAACGCGTCGGTCCCTTCGACTGCGAGTTCGTCGCGGTCAACCACTCCATCCCGGACGCGCTGGCCGTCGCCATCCGCACCCCGGCGGGCATGGTGGTCCACACCGGCGACTTCAAGATGGACCAGCTTCCGCTGGACGGCCGCCTCACCGACCTGCACGCTTTCGCGCGCCTCAGCGAGGAGGGCATCGACCTGCTCCTCGCCGACTCGACCAACGCCGAGGTGCCGGGCTTCGTCCCGCCCGAGCGGGACATCTCGAACGTCCTGCGGCAGGTCTTCGCCAACGCCCGCAAGCGCATCATCGTGGCGAGCTTCGCCAGTCACGTCCACCGCATCCAGCAGATCCTGGACGCCGCCCACGAGTACGGCCGCAGAGTCGCCTTCGTCGGCCGCTCCATGGTCCGCAACATGGGCATCGCGAGAGACCTCGGCTACCTCAAGGTCCCGCCGGGCCTGGTGGTCGACGTCAAGACGCTGGACGACCTGCCCGACAGCGAGGTGGTCCTGGTCTGCACGGGCTCCCAGGGCGAACCGATGGCCGCCCTGTCCCGCATGGCCAACCGGGACCACCAGATCCGCATCGTCAACGGCGACACGGTGATCCTGGCCTCGTCCCTCATCCCGGGCAACGAGAACGCGGTGTACCGCGTGATCAACGGCCTGACCCGCTGGGGCGCCAACGTCGTCCACAAGGGCAACGCCAAGGTCCACGTCTCGGGCCACGCCTCGGCCGGTGAGCTGCTGTACTTCTACAACATCTGCCGCCCGAAGAACCTGATGCCGGTCCATGGCGAATGGCGCCACCTGCGTGCCAACGCCGAGCTGGGCGCCCTGACCGGCGTCCCGCACGACCGCATCGTCATCGCCGAGGACGGCGTGGTCGTCGACCTCGTCGAGGGCAAGGCGAAGATCACCGGCAAGGTCCAGGCGGGGTACGTCTACGTCGACGGGCTCTCGGTCGGCGACGTCGGCGAACCGGCCCTCAAGGACCGCAAGATCCTCGGCGACGAGGGCATCATCTCGGTCTTCGTGGTGATGGACTCCTCCACCGGCAAGATCACCGGTGGGCCGCACGTCCAGGCCCGCGGCTCGGGCATCGAGGACTCGGCCTTCGCCGCGGTACTACCCAAGGTCACCGAAGCGCTGGAGCGCTCGGCCCAGGACGGTGTCGTCGAGCCGCACCAGATGCAGCAACTGATCCGCAGGACCCTCGGCAAGTGGGTCTCGGACACCTACCGGCGCCGGCCGATGATCCTGCCTGTCGTCGTGGAGGTCTGA
- the dapA gene encoding 4-hydroxy-tetrahydrodipicolinate synthase yields the protein MAPTSTPQTPFGRVLTAMVTPFTADGALDLDGAQRLAAHLVDAGNDGLIINGTTGESPTTSDAEKADLVRAVVEAVGDRAHVVAGVGTNNTQHSIELARAAERVGAHGLLLVTPYYNKPPQEGLYLHFTAIADAAGLPVMLYDIPGRSGVPINTETLVRLAEHPRIVANKDAKGDLGRASWAIARSGLAWYSGDDMLNLPLLAVGAVGFVSVVGHVVTPELRAMVDAHVAGDVQKALEIHQKLLPVFTGMFRTQGVMTTKGALALQGLPAGPLRAPMVGLTPEETEQLKIDLAAGGVQL from the coding sequence ATGGCTCCGACCTCCACTCCGCAGACCCCCTTCGGGCGGGTCCTCACCGCCATGGTCACGCCCTTCACGGCGGACGGCGCACTCGACCTCGACGGCGCCCAGCGGCTCGCCGCCCACCTGGTGGACGCAGGCAACGACGGCCTGATCATCAACGGCACCACCGGCGAGTCCCCGACCACCAGCGACGCGGAGAAAGCGGACCTCGTACGGGCCGTCGTGGAGGCGGTCGGCGACCGGGCGCACGTGGTGGCCGGAGTCGGCACCAACAACACCCAGCACAGCATCGAGCTGGCCCGCGCCGCCGAGCGCGTCGGCGCCCACGGCCTGCTGCTCGTCACGCCGTACTACAACAAGCCCCCGCAGGAGGGCCTGTACCTGCACTTCACGGCCATCGCCGACGCCGCCGGGCTGCCGGTCATGCTCTACGACATCCCCGGCCGCAGCGGCGTCCCGATCAACACCGAGACCCTGGTCCGCCTTGCGGAGCACCCGCGGATCGTCGCCAACAAGGACGCCAAGGGCGACCTCGGCCGGGCCAGCTGGGCCATCGCGCGCTCCGGCCTCGCCTGGTACTCCGGCGACGACATGCTCAACCTGCCGCTGCTCGCCGTGGGCGCGGTCGGCTTCGTCTCCGTCGTGGGCCACGTCGTCACCCCGGAGCTGCGCGCCATGGTGGACGCGCACGTCGCCGGTGACGTACAGAAGGCCCTGGAGATCCACCAGAAGCTGCTCCCCGTCTTCACCGGCATGTTCCGCACCCAGGGCGTCATGACCACCAAGGGCGCGCTCGCCCTCCAGGGGCTGCCCGCGGGACCGCTGCGCGCCCCCATGGTCGGCCTCACGCCCGAGGAAACCGAGCAGCTCAAGATCGATCTTGCCGCCGGCGGGGTACAGCTCTGA